In one Brevibacillus composti genomic region, the following are encoded:
- the priA gene encoding primosomal protein N', protein MIARVIVDVPVNRTNRPFDYRVPDWLLPLIQPGSRVVVPFGPRKLQGYVIGLEAQPDPEALGKLRDIDQVLDDQPPLTGELIRLGEWMSRQYLCPWVTALQAMIPAVLKGRSEKWLFASARLEEGACGAFPLLWELYRRQKLPLAEVDKHFPDEAMLVPGWIASGLLYTGYQVTDRAVRKQQSFVRSLLSDQELAEAIRSLPARAEQMRRVLEVLADRSGQSLSVKMLQEELGITRSPLKSLEAKGWVAIEQQEVYRDPYAHRRFANAAKPDFTPQQEEVLRAILGPIEQEEYRSFLLHGVTGSGKTEVYLEAIEKTLAKGREAILLVPEISLTPQMVEKFKARFGDEVAVLHSALSQGERYDEWRKIIRKEVSVVVGARSAVFAPFQNLGLIVIDEEHESSYKQEETPRYHAREVAMWRARENKAVLLMGSATPALETYALAERGRYTLLSMPDRVGNRPLPQVHVVDMREELRSENRSMFSRRLHEMIGERLDRQEQMVLFLNRRGFSTFVMCRSCGYTLRCNHCDISLTYHRTNHTARCHYCGYTIKQPAHCPECQSEHIRFFGTGTQKVEEELARLYPGIRVIRMDVDTTSRKGAHEELLQRFRTGQGDVLLGTQMIAKGLDFPRVTLVGVIAADTSLFLPDFRSAEKTFQLLTQVGGRAGRHELKGDVVIQTYAPEHYSIMHATRHDYPSFYREEMLQRRRTGYPPYFRLVLITFSHEEVPVVVKAAHLVADYLRPRLAETTILLGPVASPIARVKDRFRFQIMLKYRDESRLQDLLAQATAAFEEWNKQQKVLMTIDVDPYVLL, encoded by the coding sequence ATGATCGCTCGCGTCATCGTCGATGTGCCGGTCAACCGTACCAATCGGCCATTTGATTACCGGGTCCCGGATTGGCTTCTGCCGCTGATCCAGCCGGGCAGCCGGGTCGTCGTCCCGTTCGGCCCGCGCAAGCTGCAGGGGTATGTGATCGGCTTAGAGGCGCAGCCGGACCCGGAGGCGCTGGGGAAATTGCGGGACATCGACCAGGTGCTCGACGACCAGCCGCCGCTCACCGGCGAGCTGATCCGGCTCGGTGAGTGGATGTCCCGCCAGTATCTCTGTCCGTGGGTGACCGCCCTGCAGGCCATGATTCCGGCTGTCTTGAAGGGGCGTTCGGAGAAATGGCTGTTTGCCTCGGCGCGGCTGGAGGAGGGAGCCTGTGGCGCGTTCCCCTTGCTGTGGGAGCTGTACCGCAGGCAGAAGCTGCCCTTGGCAGAGGTGGACAAGCATTTTCCAGACGAAGCGATGCTCGTCCCCGGCTGGATCGCCAGCGGCCTCTTGTACACCGGTTACCAGGTGACGGACCGGGCGGTGCGGAAGCAGCAGTCCTTCGTTCGCAGTCTGTTGAGCGATCAGGAGCTGGCGGAGGCGATCCGCTCCTTGCCGGCTCGGGCTGAGCAGATGCGCCGCGTGCTGGAGGTGCTGGCTGATAGGAGCGGCCAGTCGCTGTCGGTCAAAATGCTGCAAGAGGAGCTGGGCATCACGCGCTCGCCGCTGAAAAGCCTGGAGGCGAAAGGCTGGGTCGCGATCGAGCAGCAGGAGGTGTACCGCGATCCTTACGCGCATCGCCGCTTTGCGAACGCGGCCAAGCCGGATTTTACCCCGCAGCAGGAAGAAGTCCTGCGCGCGATCCTTGGCCCGATCGAGCAGGAGGAATACCGTTCCTTTCTCCTTCATGGGGTGACGGGAAGCGGCAAGACGGAGGTCTATCTGGAAGCGATCGAAAAGACGCTGGCCAAAGGGCGCGAAGCGATTTTGCTCGTGCCGGAGATATCGCTCACGCCGCAGATGGTGGAGAAGTTCAAGGCCCGCTTCGGCGACGAGGTAGCCGTGCTGCACAGCGCGCTGTCCCAAGGGGAACGCTATGACGAGTGGCGCAAAATCATCCGCAAAGAGGTAAGCGTCGTCGTCGGAGCGCGCTCGGCCGTCTTCGCTCCGTTCCAAAATCTCGGCCTGATCGTCATCGACGAGGAGCATGAGAGCTCCTACAAGCAGGAGGAGACGCCGCGCTACCACGCCCGGGAGGTGGCGATGTGGCGCGCTCGCGAGAACAAGGCGGTCCTCCTCATGGGGAGCGCCACGCCCGCGCTGGAGACCTACGCTTTGGCCGAGCGGGGACGCTACACGCTGCTTTCCATGCCCGACCGCGTGGGAAATCGTCCGCTGCCTCAAGTGCATGTAGTGGACATGCGCGAAGAGCTGCGCTCCGAAAACCGCTCGATGTTCAGCCGCCGCTTGCATGAGATGATCGGGGAGCGGCTGGACAGACAGGAACAGATGGTGCTGTTTCTGAATCGCAGGGGCTTTTCCACTTTCGTCATGTGCCGCTCCTGCGGCTACACCCTTCGCTGCAACCATTGTGACATTTCGCTGACCTACCACCGGACGAATCACACGGCGCGCTGCCACTACTGCGGCTATACGATCAAACAGCCCGCCCACTGCCCGGAGTGCCAGAGCGAGCACATCCGCTTTTTTGGGACGGGCACGCAAAAGGTGGAGGAAGAGCTGGCGCGGCTCTATCCGGGCATTCGCGTGATTCGCATGGATGTGGACACCACTTCGCGAAAAGGGGCCCATGAAGAGCTGTTGCAGCGATTCCGCACAGGGCAGGGGGATGTCCTCCTCGGTACGCAAATGATCGCCAAGGGACTTGATTTTCCCCGCGTCACCCTGGTTGGGGTGATCGCCGCGGACACGTCGCTCTTTTTGCCCGATTTTCGCTCCGCGGAGAAAACCTTCCAACTGCTTACGCAGGTGGGAGGACGGGCGGGCCGCCACGAACTGAAAGGGGATGTGGTGATCCAGACCTACGCGCCGGAGCACTATAGCATCATGCACGCGACCCGGCATGATTATCCCTCTTTTTACCGCGAGGAGATGCTGCAGCGCAGGCGCACCGGCTACCCGCCGTACTTTAGGCTGGTGCTGATCACCTTTTCCCACGAAGAGGTGCCGGTCGTCGTCAAAGCGGCCCATCTGGTGGCGGATTACCTGCGGCCCCGGCTGGCGGAGACGACCATCCTGCTCGGTCCCGTAGCCTCGCCCATCGCTCGCGTGAAGGATAGATTTCGGTTCCAAATCATGTTAAAATATCGGGATGAATCGCGGCTGCAAGACTTGCTCGCGCAGGCGACAGCCGCTTTTGAAGAATGGAACAAACAGCAGAAGGTACTGATGACGATCGACGTCGATCCGTATGTGCTGCTTTAG
- the def gene encoding peptide deformylase, with protein sequence MAIRTIVKHPDSILREKAIPVTKFNANLHKLLDDMADTMYDADGVGLAAPQVGISKRVIVMDCGEGLIEMVNPEIIAHEGEQFDYPEGCLSIPGLRGDVRRHKWIKLRGQDRHGNVFEMEADDLLSRCAQHEIDHLNGVLFIDVADRVYPVNPDEEGE encoded by the coding sequence ATGGCGATACGCACAATTGTGAAACACCCGGACTCGATTCTGAGAGAAAAAGCAATTCCCGTAACCAAATTCAATGCCAATCTGCACAAGCTGCTCGACGATATGGCCGACACCATGTACGACGCGGACGGCGTGGGCCTGGCGGCGCCGCAGGTAGGCATTTCCAAGCGCGTCATCGTGATGGACTGCGGCGAAGGACTGATCGAGATGGTGAATCCGGAGATCATCGCGCACGAGGGCGAGCAGTTTGACTACCCGGAGGGCTGCCTCAGCATCCCCGGCCTGCGCGGAGATGTCCGCCGCCACAAGTGGATCAAGCTGCGCGGCCAGGACCGCCACGGCAATGTGTTTGAGATGGAGGCGGACGATCTGCTCTCCCGCTGCGCCCAGCATGAGATCGACCATCTGAATGGCGTGCTCTTCATCGACGTGGCCGATCGGGTCTATCCGGTCAATCCCGATGAGGAAGGGGAATAA
- the fmt gene encoding methionyl-tRNA formyltransferase: MKDVRILFMGTPDFAVPCLEALVREGYQVVAAVTQPDRPVGRKQVLTPPPVKEAAQRHGIPVLQPERIKTAEALEEVLALRPDLIVTAAYGQILPKQLLDAPRFGCINVHASLLPKYRGGAPIHKAIIEGETESGVTIMYMVEALDAGDMLSKTVVPIEERDTAGSLFEKLSAAGAKLLVDTLPGLLAGEITPEPQDHDRATFAPTIKRAEEQIDWSKTAEQVYNQVRGLHPWPVAFTSYAGKIWKVWWVEKHGAAHADAAPGTIIALEPDGLVIACGSGSVKLTELQPEGKKRMSAFDFLRGAGSSIEIGTKVGE; encoded by the coding sequence TTGAAGGATGTGCGCATACTTTTCATGGGGACACCTGACTTTGCCGTGCCCTGCCTGGAAGCCCTGGTTCGCGAGGGCTATCAGGTCGTCGCGGCGGTGACGCAGCCGGATCGGCCCGTGGGCCGCAAACAGGTGCTGACTCCGCCGCCGGTGAAGGAAGCGGCCCAAAGACATGGCATACCCGTACTGCAGCCGGAAAGAATCAAGACGGCCGAGGCGCTGGAGGAAGTCCTCGCCCTGCGCCCGGATTTGATCGTCACTGCAGCCTACGGCCAGATTTTGCCCAAGCAGCTGTTGGATGCGCCCCGCTTTGGCTGCATCAATGTGCATGCCTCACTGCTTCCGAAGTACCGCGGCGGCGCGCCGATTCATAAAGCGATTATCGAAGGGGAAACGGAATCGGGTGTGACCATCATGTACATGGTGGAGGCGCTCGACGCCGGAGATATGCTGTCCAAGACGGTCGTTCCAATCGAGGAGCGGGACACCGCCGGCAGCTTGTTTGAAAAACTTTCGGCCGCAGGTGCCAAACTACTGGTAGACACCCTGCCGGGACTCTTGGCCGGGGAGATCACCCCGGAGCCGCAGGATCACGACCGCGCCACGTTTGCGCCCACAATCAAGCGGGCAGAAGAACAAATCGACTGGTCGAAAACAGCCGAGCAGGTATACAACCAGGTCAGGGGGCTTCACCCGTGGCCTGTCGCATTTACGAGTTATGCAGGCAAAATATGGAAAGTATGGTGGGTGGAAAAGCATGGAGCTGCCCATGCGGACGCAGCTCCCGGCACCATCATCGCTCTCGAACCGGACGGGCTGGTCATCGCTTGCGGCAGCGGCTCGGTCAAGCTCACGGAATTGCAGCCGGAGGGCAAAAAACGGATGAGCGCGTTTGATTTTTTGCGCGGAGCCGGAAGCAGCATCGAAATCGGCACAAAGGTAGGAGAATGA
- the rsmB gene encoding 16S rRNA (cytosine(967)-C(5))-methyltransferase RsmB, producing the protein MAKKGARDIALDVLNRVEEHQSYSNLELRHVLDREELRAADAGLVTELVYGTIQRRLTLDTALARFIQGKKVQTWVKNLLRLSLYQIRYLDRIPDRAVVHEAVEIAKRRGHQGISAMVNGVLRNVLRQPDLWDQLAVGDPIKQLSIAESHPEWLVRRWAGQYGLEQTRLILESNNRQPRTSVRVNRLKLSREELLAKLAEQFPSVAPSAVSPDGLLLDGGHAAGTEWFRQGYFSIQDESSMLVAPALAVEPGMKVLDACAAPGGKTTHIAELMQDRGKLIASDVHPHKRDLIAQNARRLGLTVVEPIVSDALHLGEKGLGSFDRILLDAPCTGFGVIRRKPDLKWNKTPEDVNAIAQLQYRLLEHVAELLMPGGLLVYSTCTIEPKENEDIVRRFVAEHPEFELDLALIDDLPDAVSEKAVTGEGFVQLLPHHFESDGFFIARLKRKN; encoded by the coding sequence GTGGCAAAAAAAGGTGCGCGTGACATCGCTCTCGATGTCCTGAACCGGGTAGAAGAGCATCAGTCTTACAGCAATCTGGAACTGCGCCACGTGCTCGACCGGGAAGAGCTGCGCGCGGCGGATGCGGGACTGGTGACCGAACTGGTCTACGGCACGATCCAGCGCCGACTGACGCTGGATACGGCGCTGGCCCGATTTATCCAAGGAAAAAAGGTGCAGACCTGGGTGAAAAACCTGCTGCGGCTCAGCCTGTACCAGATTCGCTATCTCGACCGGATTCCGGACCGCGCCGTCGTGCATGAGGCGGTGGAAATCGCCAAGCGGAGAGGACATCAGGGCATATCCGCGATGGTCAACGGCGTCCTACGCAACGTCCTGCGCCAGCCCGACCTCTGGGACCAGCTCGCCGTAGGAGACCCGATCAAGCAGCTGTCTATCGCGGAATCCCATCCGGAATGGCTCGTGCGGAGGTGGGCCGGGCAGTACGGCCTGGAGCAGACGCGGCTGATTCTCGAAAGCAATAACCGCCAGCCGCGGACTTCGGTGCGGGTAAACAGGCTGAAGCTGAGCCGCGAGGAGCTGCTCGCCAAGCTGGCTGAACAGTTTCCCTCCGTCGCCCCGTCCGCAGTCAGCCCCGACGGCCTCCTGCTGGACGGCGGCCATGCCGCGGGCACGGAGTGGTTCCGCCAAGGCTATTTTTCGATCCAGGACGAAAGTTCGATGCTGGTCGCCCCGGCTCTCGCGGTGGAGCCCGGCATGAAGGTGCTCGACGCCTGCGCGGCGCCAGGAGGGAAGACGACCCATATCGCGGAGCTGATGCAGGATCGCGGGAAGCTGATCGCCAGCGACGTGCATCCCCACAAGCGGGATCTGATCGCGCAAAATGCAAGGCGTCTGGGGCTGACGGTCGTCGAGCCGATCGTCTCCGATGCGCTTCATCTCGGGGAGAAGGGGCTGGGCAGCTTCGACCGGATTCTCTTGGATGCGCCCTGCACCGGATTTGGCGTGATTCGCAGAAAGCCCGATCTGAAGTGGAACAAAACACCGGAGGACGTCAACGCGATTGCACAGCTGCAGTACCGCTTGCTGGAACATGTAGCGGAGCTGTTGATGCCCGGAGGCTTGCTCGTCTACAGCACTTGCACGATCGAGCCAAAGGAGAACGAGGACATCGTCCGGCGCTTCGTGGCGGAACATCCTGAATTCGAACTGGACCTGGCGCTTATCGATGATCTGCCTGATGCAGTCTCCGAAAAAGCAGTGACGGGCGAAGGATTCGTTCAGCTTTTGCCGCATCACTTTGAGAGCGACGGTTTTTTCATCGCCAGATTGAAACGAAAAAATTGA
- the rlmN gene encoding 23S rRNA (adenine(2503)-C(2))-methyltransferase RlmN: MPVTSYTSEKPLIYSLTLGEMKDWLTEHGDKAFRAQQIFDWLYVKRVRTFDEMTNLSKDLRQKLQETFRIEAMKEITHQTSSDGTIKFLFQLVDGHAIETVIMRHSYGNSICVTTQVGCRIGCTFCASTLGGLKRNLDAGEIVAQVLMAQRKLDEEEERASHVVVMGIGEPFENFENLMAFLEIINDNRGLNIGARHITVSTSGIVPKIYEFADRGGQVNLAISLHAPNTELRTQLMPINRGFPLDKLLEACRYYIAKTRRRISFEYGLFGGKNDQPEHAEELADLIGDMLCHVNLIPVNYVPERDYVRTPRNDIFRFKNILEERGINVTIRREQGSDIAAACGQLRAQYAKETVG; encoded by the coding sequence ATGCCGGTAACTTCCTATACGAGCGAAAAACCGCTCATTTACAGCCTGACCCTCGGCGAGATGAAAGACTGGCTCACCGAGCATGGAGACAAGGCGTTCCGCGCCCAGCAGATTTTCGACTGGCTGTACGTCAAGCGGGTGCGTACCTTTGATGAGATGACCAATTTGTCCAAAGACCTTCGCCAGAAGCTGCAGGAGACCTTCCGCATCGAGGCGATGAAGGAAATTACCCATCAGACCTCGTCGGACGGGACCATCAAGTTTCTCTTCCAATTGGTCGACGGCCATGCGATCGAGACCGTGATCATGCGTCACAGCTACGGCAACAGCATCTGTGTAACGACGCAGGTCGGATGCCGGATCGGCTGTACGTTCTGCGCTTCTACGCTGGGCGGACTGAAGCGGAATCTGGATGCGGGCGAGATCGTCGCACAAGTCCTGATGGCCCAGCGGAAGCTGGATGAAGAGGAAGAACGCGCGAGCCACGTCGTGGTCATGGGAATTGGCGAGCCGTTTGAGAACTTCGAAAACCTGATGGCCTTTTTGGAGATTATCAACGACAACCGTGGCCTGAACATCGGCGCGCGCCATATCACCGTCTCTACCAGCGGCATCGTGCCGAAAATTTACGAGTTTGCCGATCGCGGCGGACAGGTGAACCTGGCGATCTCGCTGCACGCGCCAAACACCGAGCTGCGTACCCAGCTGATGCCGATCAACCGTGGCTTCCCGCTGGATAAGCTGCTGGAGGCATGCCGCTATTACATCGCCAAGACGAGACGCCGGATCAGCTTTGAGTACGGCTTGTTCGGGGGCAAAAACGACCAGCCCGAGCATGCGGAGGAGCTGGCCGATCTGATTGGCGACATGCTTTGCCACGTCAATCTGATCCCGGTCAACTACGTGCCGGAGCGGGATTACGTGCGGACGCCGCGCAATGATATTTTCCGCTTCAAGAATATCCTCGAAGAACGGGGAATCAATGTAACCATACGGCGAGAGCAGGGCAGCGACATCGCCGCCGCATGCGGACAATTGAGAGCCCAATACGCCAAAGAAACCGTGGGGTGA
- a CDS encoding Stp1/IreP family PP2C-type Ser/Thr phosphatase: MEIAMKSHVGCVRQVNEDYYACIVDVSGRVLAVVADGMGGHQAGDVASRLAVERIVKELRHLEPDLEEEDAKEQLMHAILMANEEVYQYAQEHPECSGMGTTVVAALLGPDGGVTAHIGDSRLYHFQNEELVQRTEDHTLVHELLKSGQITAQEASVHPQRNVIMRALGTEPDVRIDLGYFDWTPGDVVLLCTDGLTNKVQVGTLVDWLKKPLSLQAQVEGLVHQALESGGEDNITLVAVRNQRKVDTVQKEG, encoded by the coding sequence ATGGAAATCGCAATGAAATCTCACGTCGGCTGTGTCCGTCAAGTCAATGAGGACTACTACGCGTGTATCGTCGATGTGAGCGGCCGGGTGCTGGCTGTCGTTGCAGATGGAATGGGCGGGCATCAGGCTGGCGATGTCGCCAGCCGCCTTGCCGTTGAGCGAATAGTAAAAGAACTGCGTCATCTGGAACCTGACCTGGAAGAGGAAGACGCCAAGGAACAATTGATGCATGCGATCCTCATGGCCAATGAAGAGGTCTACCAGTACGCCCAGGAGCATCCCGAGTGCAGCGGCATGGGCACGACCGTCGTCGCCGCGCTGCTGGGACCGGACGGCGGGGTGACCGCCCACATCGGCGACAGCCGCCTGTATCATTTTCAAAATGAAGAATTGGTGCAAAGAACAGAAGACCACACCCTTGTGCATGAGCTCTTGAAAAGCGGCCAGATTACCGCGCAGGAAGCATCTGTCCATCCACAGCGGAATGTCATTATGCGGGCGCTGGGCACGGAGCCGGACGTCCGCATCGACCTCGGCTATTTCGATTGGACGCCAGGCGATGTCGTTCTGCTGTGCACGGACGGACTGACGAATAAAGTGCAGGTGGGCACCTTGGTGGACTGGCTGAAAAAGCCGCTGTCCCTGCAGGCGCAGGTAGAGGGCCTGGTCCATCAGGCATTGGAATCCGGCGGCGAGGACAATATCACGCTAGTGGCCGTTCGCAATCAGCGAAAAGTTGACACCGTTCAGAAAGAGGGGTGA
- the pknB gene encoding Stk1 family PASTA domain-containing Ser/Thr kinase, with translation MEGQRLGGRYQLEARVGGGGMAIVYRAKDLVLNRPVAVKVLRSQFGTDEDFVTRFRREAQAVASLSHPNVVGVYDVGQDGDTHYMVMEYVEGYTLKELITRNGALPVEDAVEIAAEICDALEHAHANQIIHRDIKPHNILIGKNGRIKVTDFGIARAVTSTTITHTNSVLGSVHYFSPEQARGGITAEKSDIYSLGIVLYEMVTGQLPFSGESPISVALKHLQEPLPEPRQVNPAIPQSVENVILKALVKDPSYRYASAREMLEDLETCLLPERLDEDKFEIPVDEEATRTYPVITPEMLESHGRTGTPPRKEAETKKKRPWWMKTALWTGAIGLFFVLAFLGFNLIMELFPSVPEVQVPHVEGTSVTLAEQRIREKKLVPKIVEQPHDEIEKGIVISQDPAPPMRLKENAVVTLYVSSGQEAISMPNLVTMVRTVAENELKAKGFTVTDSTFVEKESDEVPEGQVINQFPPAGQQVVPGQTEVRVEISKGRGLVKMPDLRNKTLEQARIDLFKLGLLVDEAAIRYEPSYVTEKPNIVLHSHPHDPGMMVEKGTAIQLTVSNGQFPADAKIVSHPIYVEILEGESQVPIKIVVSDARGNNLVVLDERIDESRQFDVPVVLSPQKNATIKVFRSDIEASQVQINYDSVQY, from the coding sequence ATGGAAGGTCAACGACTGGGGGGACGCTACCAACTGGAAGCTCGCGTTGGTGGCGGCGGCATGGCGATTGTATACAGGGCCAAGGATTTGGTGCTCAATCGTCCGGTGGCGGTAAAAGTTCTCCGCTCGCAATTCGGGACGGACGAAGACTTCGTCACCCGATTCCGGCGCGAAGCTCAGGCGGTGGCAAGCCTGTCTCATCCCAATGTAGTCGGTGTGTACGACGTGGGACAGGACGGCGATACCCATTACATGGTGATGGAATACGTCGAAGGCTATACCCTCAAGGAACTGATCACTCGCAATGGAGCCCTCCCTGTAGAGGATGCGGTTGAGATTGCCGCCGAGATATGCGACGCACTGGAGCATGCTCACGCCAATCAGATTATTCACCGCGATATAAAACCGCATAATATTCTGATCGGGAAAAACGGCCGGATCAAGGTAACCGACTTCGGGATCGCCCGGGCCGTCACATCGACCACGATCACGCATACCAATTCGGTGCTCGGCTCCGTCCACTACTTCTCTCCGGAGCAGGCGCGGGGCGGAATTACCGCGGAAAAGTCGGACATCTATTCGCTCGGCATCGTGCTCTATGAGATGGTGACGGGACAATTGCCCTTTTCCGGCGAATCACCGATCTCCGTCGCGCTGAAGCACTTGCAGGAGCCTTTGCCGGAGCCGCGTCAGGTTAATCCGGCGATTCCGCAAAGCGTAGAAAACGTCATCCTGAAGGCATTGGTGAAAGACCCGTCTTACCGTTACGCTTCGGCGAGGGAGATGCTGGAGGATTTGGAGACGTGCCTGCTGCCCGAGAGATTGGACGAAGATAAGTTTGAAATTCCGGTCGATGAAGAGGCCACACGGACGTATCCCGTGATCACCCCGGAGATGCTGGAGAGTCATGGCAGAACCGGCACGCCTCCCCGCAAGGAGGCGGAGACAAAGAAAAAGCGCCCCTGGTGGATGAAAACGGCTCTCTGGACGGGCGCGATCGGACTGTTTTTTGTACTGGCCTTTCTCGGGTTTAACCTCATCATGGAGCTGTTCCCTTCCGTGCCGGAGGTGCAGGTGCCTCACGTAGAGGGCACGAGCGTCACACTGGCGGAACAGAGAATACGCGAGAAAAAGCTGGTGCCGAAAATTGTCGAGCAGCCCCACGACGAGATCGAGAAGGGCATCGTCATCAGTCAGGATCCGGCGCCGCCGATGAGGTTAAAGGAAAATGCGGTCGTCACCCTGTACGTCAGCAGCGGGCAGGAAGCGATCAGCATGCCCAACCTGGTCACCATGGTGCGCACGGTGGCGGAAAACGAGCTGAAGGCAAAAGGATTTACGGTCACCGACAGCACATTCGTAGAAAAAGAGTCGGATGAAGTACCGGAGGGGCAGGTCATCAATCAGTTTCCGCCCGCCGGCCAGCAGGTGGTGCCGGGGCAGACAGAGGTCCGGGTCGAGATCAGCAAAGGGCGGGGATTGGTGAAAATGCCGGATCTGCGCAACAAGACGCTGGAGCAAGCGCGGATCGACCTGTTCAAACTGGGCCTGTTGGTGGATGAGGCAGCCATCCGATACGAACCATCGTATGTGACGGAAAAGCCCAACATCGTCTTGCATTCCCATCCCCATGACCCTGGCATGATGGTGGAGAAAGGCACAGCGATCCAGCTCACCGTAAGCAACGGGCAATTCCCGGCGGATGCCAAAATCGTCAGCCACCCCATCTATGTAGAGATCCTCGAGGGAGAAAGCCAGGTGCCGATCAAAATCGTGGTCAGTGACGCGAGGGGAAACAATCTGGTGGTCCTCGACGAGCGGATCGATGAAAGCAGGCAATTTGATGTTCCGGTCGTCCTGTCTCCGCAAAAGAACGCCACGATCAAGGTGTTCCGGAGCGATATCGAAGCCTCGCAAGTGCAAATCAATTATGACAGTGTTCAGTACTAA
- the rsgA gene encoding ribosome small subunit-dependent GTPase A, giving the protein MPEGRIVKALSGFYYVDNGQQVFQCRARGLFKKKGAKINPLVGDWVVYDAISETEGYVMEVGERSSELLRPPISNVDQAVLVFSMAEPAFAPFLLDKFLVHTENAQIDAVIVLSKADKAERSEVEAIAEKYEAIGYRVIPTSTKQKQGLDQVREVLQGRISVFAGQSGVGKSSLINAVYSGISLQTGDISQKLGRGRHTTRHVELIPLEGGGYVADTPGFSSLEFVGMDEQDLAEGFRDFAALSGQCKFRGCLHISEPACAVQQALEEGRLHLDRYEHYKQFREELKEYQRRNKPW; this is encoded by the coding sequence ATGCCAGAAGGACGGATCGTCAAAGCGTTAAGCGGTTTCTACTACGTGGACAATGGCCAGCAGGTGTTTCAATGCCGGGCGCGCGGCCTGTTCAAGAAAAAAGGAGCCAAAATCAATCCGCTGGTGGGCGATTGGGTCGTGTACGATGCGATCAGCGAGACGGAAGGATACGTGATGGAGGTGGGCGAGCGCTCCAGTGAGCTGCTTCGCCCGCCGATCTCCAACGTAGACCAGGCCGTGCTCGTTTTTTCCATGGCGGAGCCTGCCTTCGCTCCCTTTTTGCTGGACAAGTTTTTGGTCCACACAGAAAACGCCCAGATTGACGCCGTGATCGTGCTCTCCAAGGCGGACAAAGCGGAGCGGAGCGAAGTGGAAGCAATCGCAGAAAAGTATGAAGCGATCGGGTACCGCGTCATCCCTACGTCGACCAAGCAGAAGCAGGGTCTCGACCAGGTGCGGGAGGTGCTGCAGGGCCGCATCTCCGTCTTTGCCGGTCAGTCTGGCGTAGGCAAATCCTCGCTGATCAACGCCGTGTATTCCGGGATCAGTCTGCAGACCGGCGACATCAGCCAAAAGCTGGGGAGAGGACGCCATACCACTCGCCACGTGGAGCTGATTCCGCTGGAGGGCGGAGGCTATGTGGCCGATACGCCGGGATTCAGCTCGCTGGAATTCGTCGGGATGGACGAGCAGGACCTGGCCGAGGGGTTCCGTGACTTTGCCGCGCTCAGCGGTCAGTGCAAGTTCCGGGGATGCCTCCACATCAGCGAGCCTGCCTGCGCGGTGCAGCAGGCCCTGGAGGAAGGCCGCCTGCACCTGGATCGCTATGAACACTACAAGCAATTTCGGGAAGAACTGAAAGAATACCAACGGAGGAACAAACCATGGTAA
- the rpe gene encoding ribulose-phosphate 3-epimerase, which produces MVKIAPSILSADFARLGEEIRDVERGGADWIHVDVMDGHFVPNITIGPLIVDAIRPVTQLPLDVHLMIEEPDRYISQFAKSGADWITVHQEACRHLHRTVYLIKEQGVKAGVVLNPATPLVTIESLLPDLDIVLLMTVNPGFGGQKFIQQVVPKIRELRRMLDERGLGHVEIEVDGGVNAETARLCTEAGATVLVAGNAVFGQADRAAAIAAIRG; this is translated from the coding sequence ATGGTAAAGATCGCCCCTTCGATCCTGTCTGCCGATTTTGCCCGTCTGGGCGAGGAAATCCGCGATGTTGAACGCGGCGGAGCAGATTGGATTCACGTCGATGTAATGGACGGACATTTTGTTCCCAACATTACGATCGGCCCGCTGATTGTCGATGCCATCCGCCCGGTGACACAATTGCCGCTGGATGTGCATCTGATGATCGAGGAGCCGGACCGCTACATCTCGCAGTTTGCCAAAAGCGGAGCGGACTGGATCACCGTCCATCAGGAGGCTTGCCGCCACCTGCACCGGACCGTTTATTTGATCAAGGAGCAGGGCGTCAAAGCGGGCGTCGTGCTGAATCCGGCGACACCGCTGGTCACCATCGAGTCGCTGCTGCCCGATCTGGACATCGTTCTGCTCATGACCGTAAACCCGGGATTTGGCGGCCAGAAGTTTATCCAGCAGGTGGTGCCGAAGATCCGGGAGCTGCGCCGGATGCTGGATGAGCGCGGATTAGGTCATGTCGAGATTGAGGTGGATGGCGGCGTGAATGCCGAAACCGCCCGCCTCTGCACCGAAGCGGGGGCTACCGTCCTGGTGGCCGGCAACGCCGTATTCGGCCAGGCTGATCGCGCCGCTGCGATCGCAGCCATTCGCGGCTAA